A genomic window from Armatimonadota bacterium includes:
- the eno gene encoding phosphopyruvate hydratase codes for MEIDSILAREILDSRGNPTIEVDVYLTDGSLGRAAVPSGASTGTHEAVELRDGDQRRYGGKGVLRAVDNVNDIIAPELEGMLAAEQAAIDAAMIELDGTPNRGKLGANAILGVSLAVAKAAAEHVGLALYQYIGGVGAHRIPVPMMNILNGGKHADNNLDIQEFMIMPLGAPSFAEGLRMGAEVYHALKGVLAAGGHSTAIGDEGGFAPNLKSNEEALQIIQQAVTEAGYEPGTDIALALDPAATEFYAKGKYVFAGEGAERAGAEMVDYYEDLCARHPIVSIEDGLAEDDWDTWKLLTERLGRRVQIVGDDLFVTNVERLRKGIDLGVANSILIKVNQIGTLTETLAAIETAKRASYTAVVSHRSGETEDATIADIAVATNAGQIKTGAPCRTDRVAKYNQLLRIEEELGEAARYGGAGLFYNLNR; via the coding sequence TTGGAGATCGACAGCATCCTCGCACGCGAGATATTGGATTCCCGCGGCAACCCCACCATCGAGGTTGACGTGTACCTGACCGACGGCTCGCTGGGGCGCGCCGCCGTGCCCTCGGGCGCCTCCACCGGCACCCACGAGGCGGTGGAGTTGCGCGACGGCGACCAGCGACGCTACGGCGGCAAGGGGGTGCTGCGCGCGGTGGACAACGTCAACGACATCATCGCCCCCGAGCTGGAGGGGATGTTGGCCGCCGAGCAGGCGGCGATTGACGCGGCGATGATCGAGCTCGACGGTACCCCCAACCGGGGCAAGCTCGGGGCTAACGCCATCCTCGGCGTGTCGCTGGCGGTGGCCAAGGCGGCGGCGGAGCATGTCGGCCTCGCGCTCTACCAGTACATCGGCGGGGTGGGCGCTCACCGGATACCGGTGCCGATGATGAACATCCTCAACGGCGGCAAGCACGCCGACAATAACCTCGATATCCAGGAGTTCATGATCATGCCCCTGGGCGCGCCCAGCTTCGCCGAGGGTCTGCGCATGGGCGCCGAGGTCTATCACGCCCTCAAAGGAGTGCTGGCGGCGGGCGGCCACAGCACCGCCATCGGCGACGAGGGCGGCTTCGCCCCCAACCTCAAGTCGAATGAAGAGGCGCTGCAGATCATCCAGCAGGCCGTCACCGAGGCCGGCTACGAGCCGGGAACCGACATCGCTCTCGCCCTCGATCCGGCGGCGACCGAGTTCTACGCCAAGGGCAAGTACGTCTTTGCGGGCGAAGGCGCCGAGCGCGCGGGCGCGGAGATGGTGGACTACTACGAAGATCTGTGCGCGCGCCATCCCATCGTCTCCATCGAGGACGGCCTGGCGGAGGATGACTGGGACACCTGGAAGTTGCTCACCGAGCGCCTGGGCCGCCGCGTGCAGATCGTGGGCGACGACCTGTTCGTCACCAATGTCGAGCGCCTGCGCAAGGGCATTGACCTGGGCGTCGCCAACAGCATTCTCATCAAGGTCAACCAGATCGGCACCTTGACCGAGACCCTGGCCGCCATCGAGACCGCCAAGCGGGCGTCGTACACGGCGGTGGTGTCGCACCGCTCGGGCGAGACCGAGGACGCCACCATCGCCGACATCGCCGTCGCCACCAACGCCGGGCAGATCAAGACCGGCGCCCCCTGTCGCACCGACCGCGTCGCCAAGTACAATCAGCTCCTGCGCATCGAGGAGGAGCTGGGCGAGGCCGCCCGCTACGGCGGCGCGGGGCTGTTCTACAACCTCAACCGGTAG
- the pyk gene encoding pyruvate kinase, producing MRRTRIVCTLGPATDSRRVQHALIAAGMDVARLNFSHGTHQQHARNLASIRRLADELDRPVSILQDLCGPKLRIGEFAAGEVHLRRGQTFTLTPRAVTGDLAGVRVAFPGLAQHLRAGERVMLADGAIELRVTSIADGDIVCRVVNGGALGSHQGLNLPDTVLPVGAVTRKDLRDLDFGLAHEVDWVAMSFVRSAEDLAPLRRRMKRRGRVVPIIAKIEKHEAVRTLDDILAAADGLMVARGDLGVEMPLDRVPGIQKDIIRRCNLAGKPVITATQMLQSMIASPRPTRAEVADIANAILDGSDAVMLSGETAVGKYPVRAARMMEKVARRAEGLLDFDAIRREKSLIVSTTPTDAISESCVAIAHDLGAKAILVSTSSGHTARMVSKNRPRAPIIAVTSSAQTYRRLPLIWGVRPLLVAASRNTDQMLARAQTAAKAHGYVKDGDLVVISAGVPVGIPGHTNLIKVQVIGG from the coding sequence GTGAGAAGAACCCGCATCGTCTGCACGCTGGGCCCGGCGACGGATTCCCGGCGCGTTCAGCACGCGCTGATCGCGGCGGGCATGGATGTCGCGCGCCTCAACTTCTCCCACGGCACCCACCAGCAGCACGCGCGCAATCTCGCCTCCATTCGCCGCCTGGCGGACGAACTCGACCGCCCCGTCAGCATCTTGCAGGACCTCTGCGGCCCCAAGCTGCGCATCGGCGAGTTCGCCGCCGGCGAGGTGCACTTGCGTCGCGGGCAAACCTTCACCCTGACCCCCCGCGCTGTCACCGGCGACCTCGCGGGCGTGCGCGTCGCCTTCCCCGGCCTCGCCCAGCACCTGCGCGCCGGGGAGCGCGTCATGCTCGCCGACGGCGCCATCGAGCTGCGGGTGACCTCCATCGCCGACGGCGACATCGTCTGCCGCGTGGTCAACGGCGGCGCGCTGGGGTCGCACCAGGGCCTGAACCTGCCGGACACGGTGCTGCCGGTGGGCGCCGTCACCCGCAAGGACCTGCGGGACCTGGACTTCGGCCTCGCGCACGAGGTGGACTGGGTGGCGATGTCGTTCGTGCGCAGCGCCGAGGACCTGGCGCCGCTGCGGCGGCGAATGAAGCGGCGGGGGCGCGTCGTCCCCATCATCGCCAAGATCGAGAAGCACGAGGCGGTGCGGACGCTGGACGACATCCTGGCGGCGGCGGACGGGCTGATGGTGGCGCGGGGGGACCTGGGGGTGGAGATGCCGCTCGACCGGGTGCCGGGGATTCAGAAGGACATCATCCGGCGCTGCAACCTGGCGGGCAAGCCGGTCATCACCGCGACCCAGATGCTGCAATCCATGATCGCCAGCCCGCGCCCGACCCGCGCCGAGGTCGCCGACATCGCCAATGCCATCCTCGACGGCAGCGACGCGGTGATGCTGTCGGGGGAGACGGCGGTGGGCAAGTACCCGGTGCGAGCGGCGCGGATGATGGAGAAGGTGGCGCGGCGCGCCGAGGGCTTGCTCGACTTCGACGCCATCCGCCGCGAGAAATCGCTGATCGTGTCCACCACCCCCACCGACGCCATCAGTGAATCGTGCGTGGCCATCGCCCACGACCTCGGCGCCAAGGCCATCCTCGTATCCACCAGCTCGGGCCACACCGCGCGCATGGTGTCGAAGAACCGCCCGCGCGCGCCCATCATCGCCGTGACCTCGTCGGCGCAGACCTATCGGCGGCTGCCGCTGATCTGGGGGGTGCGGCCGCTGCTGGTGGCCGCCAGCCGCAACACCGACCAGATGCTGGCGCGCGCGCAGACGGCGGCGAAGGCGCACGGCTATGTCAAGGACGGCGACCTGGTGGTCATCAGCGCCGGGGTGCCGGTGGGCATCCCGGGGCACACCAACCTGATCAAGGTGCAGGTCATCGGCGGCTAG
- a CDS encoding septum formation initiator family protein encodes MRVIGAKLARLTVAGGLCGIVGVIVIYAAWRLVCPYAEELQTRREIAVLQERVDALHAEHDRLAQQAQVLQTPEGVKLEARRLGMLAPGERSLRFMTRPEPRKAPRGEPPPPAGALARVRAWARGLLARPEAADQAYRHAAGD; translated from the coding sequence GTGAGGGTGATAGGTGCAAAGCTGGCACGGCTGACCGTCGCGGGCGGGCTATGCGGGATCGTCGGCGTCATCGTCATCTACGCGGCGTGGCGCTTGGTGTGCCCCTATGCGGAGGAGCTCCAGACCCGCCGCGAGATCGCCGTGCTGCAGGAACGCGTTGACGCGCTCCACGCCGAACACGACCGCCTGGCGCAGCAGGCGCAGGTGCTGCAGACCCCCGAAGGCGTCAAGCTCGAGGCGCGCCGTCTGGGAATGCTCGCGCCGGGGGAGCGCTCGCTGCGCTTCATGACCCGCCCCGAGCCGCGCAAGGCGCCGCGCGGGGAGCCGCCTCCGCCTGCGGGCGCGCTGGCGCGCGTGCGCGCCTGGGCCCGAGGTTTGTTGGCGCGACCCGAGGCGGCGGACCAGGCCTACCGTCACGCGGCCGGCGATTGA
- a CDS encoding protein-L-isoaspartate(D-aspartate) O-methyltransferase: MDDFAEARRQMVETQLRRRGITDERVLAAMAEVPRHRFVPVPDAGAYGDHPLAIGAAQTISQPYMVALMTQLLALQGAERVLEVGTGSGYQAAVLAELCRRVYSIERIPELAARAQRLLAELGYDNVEVVVGDGTLGLPGHAPYDGIIVTAATPALPLPWIEQLAEGGRMVVPVGNRAAQSLVVATKEGGEIKQRYDCGCVFVPLIGKHGFPEAH, from the coding sequence ATGGACGATTTCGCCGAAGCGCGCCGCCAGATGGTGGAGACCCAGTTGCGCCGCCGCGGCATCACCGATGAGCGGGTGCTGGCGGCCATGGCTGAGGTCCCCCGCCACCGCTTCGTCCCCGTCCCCGATGCCGGCGCCTACGGCGACCACCCGCTGGCCATCGGCGCGGCGCAGACCATCTCCCAGCCCTACATGGTGGCGCTCATGACCCAACTGCTGGCGCTGCAGGGGGCGGAGCGGGTGCTGGAGGTGGGCACCGGCTCCGGTTACCAGGCGGCGGTATTGGCGGAGCTGTGCCGCCGGGTCTATTCCATCGAGCGCATCCCCGAGCTGGCCGCGCGCGCGCAGCGGTTGCTGGCGGAGCTGGGCTACGACAACGTCGAGGTAGTGGTAGGCGACGGCACCCTCGGCCTGCCCGGGCACGCGCCCTACGACGGCATCATCGTCACCGCCGCCACCCCTGCCCTGCCGCTGCCTTGGATCGAGCAGCTCGCCGAGGGCGGCCGCATGGTCGTCCCCGTCGGCAACCGCGCGGCGCAGAGCCTGGTCGTCGCCACTAAAGAGGGCGGGGAAATCAAGCAGCGCTACGACTGCGGCTGCGT